The Vibrio alginolyticus NBRC 15630 = ATCC 17749 genomic sequence GGGTGCACAATCAGAAGAAAATCGATACCGCTGGCTAAAAATGCGCTGACAGCAACACCAATCAGCGCCAAACGTGCTGGTGTTGGTTTCGACCAGTAAGCCAGCACAGCAATAAAGCCAGCAGCAAGCAAGCCTCCCGCCATGGCGACCATCGGCAACATTGCCACTGGCGCATTCGGATACAGCACCAAACAAGCGGTAGCGGCCAGTCCTGCTCCGGCGCTTATCCCCATTAAATCTGGTGAGGCAAGTGGATTACGGATGACGCCTTGAACTAAAACGCCTGACAGCCCCAACCCAGCGCCCACGCCAATGGCGAGCAACATTCTCGGTAATCGATATTGGTGAATCACAAAGTCCGAGTCAGAGAAAGAAAACAGCAATGCAAAAACCTGTTGAGCCGACATGTTCGCCGCGCCAACAAACAGCGTGAGAGAAGACGCAGTCAGCAACAATCCAACTAATGCAAACAGTTTGGTTTGATTCATCATGATGATTTCCTCATTGCAATCGCGATAAAGCAAGGTGTGCCCAACAGCGCGGTAATCACGCCCACTGGCGTTTCAGCCGGAAAAGCAATCGCGCGTGATAAAGCATCTGACCACGTCACTAATGTCGCGCCACACAAGGCGGAAACCGGAATGAGAATGTGATAGTTGTGACCAACAATCGGGCGCACCAAGTGCGGCACTAACAACCCGACAAAGCCAATTGGTCCAGCAATCGCTACGCTAGTTCCTGCCAACAGCACAACCGATAAACCACTGATAAATCGCGTAAGACGAATGTTACCACCTAGCCCAACAGCAACTTCGTCCCCCAACGCGAGTAAATTTAAGTTTCGCGCTAAGCCCATGGCGAGCACCAAACCTAAAGTCGCAAAAGGCCACAGTTGCTGCCACTGCTCAGAATCTACCGCAGAGAGTGAACCCGTTAACCAATGCAACACGCTGTAAGCCATGTCATCCGCCAAAATTACCGACGCACGAGTTAACCCTATCAGCAACGCACTGATGGCAATGCCCGCCAGCACCAAACGCAATGGGTGAGAACGCGCAGAGAAAAAACCACCCAACAACATGACCGCACCACCACTTAGTAGCGCGCCGAATACCGCGTTGATGATTGGGTTCAATTGACTAAAGAATGGTGCGCCGATGGAGGCCAAGGCCATAAAACACGCCGCACCAGCATTAATGCCGAGAATGGATGGCGACGCCAAAGGGTTGCGAGTTAACCCTTGCATCAGCACGCCAGATACCGCAAGCGAAGCGCCAATCAATAACCCAGCATAGGTGCGAGGAGCGCGCAACGTCGCAAGAATTTGATGCAGCATATTGCCCTCATCAAACGCAAACCAATAGCTTGTCAGATCATTAACGCTCAAAGAAAAGTTAGACCAGCCAATCATTGAGGCGGTATAGCCTGACAGCGTACACAACGCCATAGCACAGACAAACAAGCTCGCTTTCCAATGCGGTTTTCTAACCGAAGTCGGGCTTTCTGAGATTATCGACGCACTCATGAGCGCCCCAATAACGCTTCAAGGTTGCGGGCAATTTCTTCCGCCGCCAACATGCCGCGATTTAATGACCACAGTTCCGGAGAGACTTCGACCAGTTGCTGCTTTTTCGCCGCAGTTAGCAACTTAAATAATGGATTTTTGCGCCATTCATCCACGATATTTGGCTGAGAGTAAAGTCCAACTAGTAACCAATCAGGGTTGGTTTTTAGTAAAAGTTCGAAACTGGTTGGGATATACGCTTTTTGCTCAGATGGAGCCAGCGGGCTTTGGATGCCTAGCGTACTCAAAACGCCCCCAGCGTAAGAAACCGGGCTATGCAACCACATCCCTTTGTCAGAAACCACACCAAACTGAATGGTTTCTTGTGTTGCAAAATGCTGTTTGAACTCCGCCATTGTCTGTTTGTGCTGCTCAATGCGTTGTGTCATTTTCGCTTGTTTGCCAATTGCCACGCCGATTTTGTGTGCGGATTCGAGATTTTCTTGATATGTCTCACCACGGCTTTTTAACAGCAAAGTTGGCGCAATTCGCTGCAAATCTTGATAAATCGCGCGATGACGTTCTGCATCAGCAATGATCAAATCCGGCTTGAGCACCGCAATCGCCTCTAAACTCGGTTGCGAGCGCATGCCGACCGATTGCCAAGGACCAACCTTGGCACGAACAGCAGGAATGACTCGTGTGGCATCGTTGTCATCGGCGACGCCTACAGGTGAGACATCGACTGCCGCTAATGCATCGACAAACGAAAATTCTAAAACCACAATACGTTGAGGTATCGCTTCTAGCTCAAAAGTGCCTTGCTCATCTTGCACGCTGCGCGCCTGAGAAAATGCGCTAAATGACATCAAAGCTGAGCTCAACAGCATCAGCAAAACGGTTGAAAAGTGTTTGATCGTAAATTGTTTTTATTTTTCATCTTGCTTTTTTCCAGTGCTAAGAGTTTTCCATTACCTAAGATCGGCAAAGTCGCCAAGGTAAATTGGCGACTTTTCTTTTCAAACTCGGTGAACGAAACGCTTAAAACTGATAGTTCAGATCCAGTGTGTAAGAGCGTCCCGGAGCTGGGTACCGACCAACTGGGCTTGTATCAATCCCGCGGAAGTAATACTCCTCGTCAAACAAGTTGTTCACCGCAACATTCATGCGTAACTTGCCTTTGTCGTCTTTGTATAAATCCGTCCCCAAGTTGAAGTTCCACACCATGTAAGATGGTACTTTACCCGTTGCGCCAGTTGCATCTTCGGCACTGGTGTTGGCGTTATCGGTATACGAATCACTAAAGTAGAAGCCCGATAGCGTGGTGTCCATGCCGTAAAATGCGTAGGTTGCATCCCAACCAAGCTGATGCTTAGAGGTGTAAGGCAGTTGATTACCTTTATTCGCGCCTTCTTCTTCAAGCGTAGCGTCTAGATAGTTGTAGCTTGCGCCTAAACTCAGTGCAGGTAGTGCTTCAGGCACGTAACGAGCAGAAAGCTCTATGCCTTGGTGAAGTGTTTTTCCGATGTTATCGAAGGTCTGCGTTGAGCTTTGCCATTGCAATTGATCTTCAAAGTCGATGCGATAAAGTGCAGCGTTAAAGCTGGTCGCATCTTGGGTGTAACGCGCGCCGACTTCGTAGTTCCAAGCCAGTTCACTACCTTCTTCACCCAAACCTCGGATGTAGGCAATTTGTGGCGCACGAAGTGATTTTTGCGCGTTCGCATACGTCACCCACTGGTCAGTTAAGTTGTATGCCACCGTCAAACCTGGCAACCATTCCGTCACGGTGTTGTCTGCCGTTTGTTTTTTAACACGATCGGTAAACGTCATTCGAACCGACTCAACACGCAACCCAGGCGTTACCTTCAATGTATCATTGAACAAACCAATTTCGTTGCTAACGTATCCAGCAAACGCGTCCGTATCTAGATGCCAATCACGCGGAACGCTGGTTGCACCACCGGCGATTGGAGTCTGAGTGAGTTTGTAGTCAATGTCTTCATTAACATAACGGGTACCCACGATCCAGTTTTGAGTAACGGATTTACCTTCGCCAAAGTACATCGCCATTTTTGGCTCTATACCATACACGGTAAATTCACGTGGAGAGGTACGAACGTCCGTCGCTGGCAGAGCCGGATCCGCCCAATGGCCACCCGCGCTGTTAAAGCCCCACTTGAAAAGACGCTCTGACTTATGGCCAAACGTTAGCACTTCTAGCTCGGCACTGTCGGCAAATGGCAAATCGTGGATGTACTTAACACTCCAGCGTGTCGACTTACCTTCATAATCATCGTAAGGACGTTTCGATTGGTGACGATCTTGTTCGTAGTCTTGTGGCGAAAGTGCGCCCGGCATTTGCGTTTCAGCATCGTAACGTTGCAGGAATGCTTGAATCTCTTGAGTGTCACTCAATAGCCACTGTGCTTTAGCTTGAAAGTTCTTCACGTCCGTATCGGAATGTTCACGGAAGCTTTCACCTTTTAGGAAGTTACCTTCCAACTGTAGTGCAAATGTGTCGCTTAACCAGCCGCCCGTGCGTAGGTAAAAATCATTCAGCGGCGCATCACCGCCATCAAACACGGTAAGGCGGTTACTGATTTCAGTTTGCCACGTGTGTGGAATCGGTTTGGTCACTAAGTTGATCACACCACCGACGTTGTTTGGGCCGTACTGTACTGCAGCACCACCGCGTACAATGTCAATACGATCAAGCATCGACAGTGTTGCTGGGAAGATAGACTGACCAGTGTGACCATATGGCGCAAGTGTTAGCGGTACACCATCCATCAAGAACTGAGCATGACCACTACGGCTTGCTTTCAAACCACGTACGGAAATGTTGGGCAATACGCCCGTTCCGCTTTCATCCTGAACTTTAATACCCGGCACGCGCTGTAGCGCGTTATCAATCGAGCCTGCGGCGGTTTTCTCGATTTGCTCGCGGGTAATGACGGTACGAGCACCTGGGTACTCTTTGACGTCTTCAATTTCAGATTTACCAATCACGCTACCAGTGACAACGACGGTTTCCATCGCGGTAGTTTGTTCTGTTTTAGCAGGAGCGGCAACCGCGCTCATGGATGTGGCAGAAGCGATTGCAATCGCAAGCACACTGTAAGTGGTAGACAAACCAGCACGTACACGCACTTTACCATCCAAATTCTGGTAAGACATTAAGATCTCCTTTGCGAGAAATTGAGCCTCGGGCAGAATACATCCCGTAAGCTCTCGGGGCTAAACATCCTCAATATGAGGTAAAAATTGGCTAACAGGCGCTAACTACGCACAAAAAGCCTAGAACTGATATCCGTAGCTGAGCATAAACTCGGCTGGTGCGCCGTAGCCAATCTGGTTTAAGCCAGACGTGCCGTTTGTTGCGCCAAGAATGTATTTCTCATCCAAAATGTTGTAAGCGTTCGCTTGGATTTTATGACGACCAGTGGTGTACGCCGCCATCAAATCCACCGTTGTGTAATCGCCAAGTGCGACAGCTTCGTCGTTACCTGCGTAACGGTCGCCCACGTACTTCACACCACCGCCTAAACGCCAGTTGTCATCCAATTGGTAAGTGCTCCAAAGAGAGAACAAGTGGTCTGATACATCGTTCGGCTTTTTGCCTGTGGCTTTGTCTTCCGCGTCCAAGTAGCTGTAACCCACAGAGATGTCCCACTGTTTGGTGATTTGACCGCGAGCCTCTAATTCAATACCTTGGTGACGCACTTCAATTTTATCGATCACATCGCCGTCCACGTTAGTTTGTGGTTGCTCTTGATCAATCTGGAACAGTGCCGCATTCAACATTAATGCGTTATCCAAAAGGTACGCTTTCGCACCCACCTCTTTTAAGTCGGTGTGGAAGAATTCCGCCAATTTTGGATTGATGTAGATACCAGCGTACGGTAACTGCCAAGAGCGCGCTAAACTGGCGTATACGGATGTGTCGGAATTGATGCGGTATACCAAACCAGCACGGTAGCTGACTTTGTCATCATCCAATTTTTCCTTATCTGAGCCCGCTTTTTGTTGTTCGAGTTCCATCGAGTCGTAACGCACGTTACCGATCAAAGAAAGGTCACCCCACGTATAGACGTCTTGCACATACAAACCTGTCGTGGTGGTGGTATTGTCACGAAATGGCTTAAAGCCCGGATCAGGCGTTGGACCAACGACTGGGTCGTAGATATTTTGCGGAGGAAGCGTTTTGTCACTTGCCAACGTTAGGTCGATATCGATCTGGTTGAAATCTGCACCCACCATCAATTGATTGTCCCTGGTTTCCCAAACCAACTCAGATTGTAAAGTGGTCGTAGTACGTGGATCGTAACCAAAGTTGTTGACGGTTTGAGACACTTCATTACCCGTCACTTTGCCCTGACGCGTGCCTTTTTGCTCAAGTTCGATATGGTTGAACGCCGCTCGGTTGTTCCATACCCATTGATCATTCAGACGCCATTCGTAATCCACCGCAATACGGAGACTGTCTGACTCCTGATAGTCGTTTGTGCCGCCAAAGTAAGTGCTTACTGGCAAATCAACTGGCTTGCCATTTTTTGATGGCACACCACGATACGGCACTAGTTCTTGATGGGCGTATTCCACGTCAATATCAATGGTGTGACCTTCCGCTGGTAACACACGAATGGTCGGTGCAATGAAGAAATCGTTTGAATCAACATGATCAACGTACGAGTCGGCTTGACGGTATTCCAAGTTAATACGCCCGTTGACCTTATCTGTAAACGCCATTGAGCTGTCGACCTGACCAACATATTGGTTGTTGCTGCCTACACTACCGTTTACGTGAGTAAAATTCTCACCGTTAGCGCGTTTCGTCACCAAGTTGATGATGCCCCCAGCCGAACCACGGCCATACAAAGCACCCGCAGGGCCTTTCACAATTTCAACGCGTTCAACGTTCGCTAAGCTGCGGTAAGACTGCAACGTACCGTCATCTCGCAAGCCATCACGGTACATATCGTTGAGTGAATCAAAACCACGGATCATGAACTGATCGCGGCTGCCTTCGCCCAAGGTGTTATTGACCCCGGCTACCCCATCTAGCGCATCCACTAAACGCACCGCGCCTCGGTCTTGCATTTCTGTTTTCGTTACTACGGATACCGCTTGTGGCACATCAAGCCATTCCACATCGGTTTTGGTGCCTGATTGAGGCATGTGTTCAGCATAACCTTCGTACTGATGACCGAAGACTTGAATCGTTTCAGTTGCTGATGGGGTTGAGTTCGTCTCTTCTGAAGCCACTGCGCTTGGTGCTACTAATGAAGAACCAATCGCGACCGCCAAGGGGGTCAGGGTCAATAATTTATTCATTCCATAATTCCGTTTAGTTGTTATAAAGCCAACGAATGGAAATAAGAACAAATATTATTTCTATTTGCAATATTAATTTTATGCTCTATATTTATTTACCCTAAAAACACAACTAACAACAAAAAAACCAAATATCATAACAATAAATACTGAAACTTCTGCCCTCCGTCTCGAGAGAGGCACATTGGAAGACGACCGTGAGCGACTTTATCAACGTTAGAAGAAAATGTTAGAAAATTAGGAAAGCTCATGAAATCTACGATGATTATCGTAAGTCATGTCGTTAACGATGCAGTCACTCACGGCTTTGTGCCTGCAGCTAAAGCGATGGACCTTCACGTCGTTCTTATCACCGACCATAAGCTCAGCCATTTAGAGTTGGCGAGTCGTGATAGTCACTTTAATCCGGATACCATTCTAGAATGTGATGTCTTCAACCCATTAGAACTCATCGAAACCATCACGGAGCATGAATTAAAGCCAGACGCTATTTTCAGCAATAGTGATCACTTACAAACTTCCACCGCCATCTGCGCGCAATTTTTTGGCCTCCCATCCAAAGATTGGTCTGTCACGTTAAAGGCCAAAAACAAACACTTAACTCGACAAGTGTTAAATGAAAAATCCTTACCCAACACACAAAGCTGTTTGCTGCATCGCCATTCGAATGTGGCATTAGGCATGGCCTTCCCTGTCGTAGCAAAACCCAAAGAAGGCGTGGCAAGTCTAGATGTACAGCGCTGTGACTCCCAAAGCGAGCTCGATGCTTACTGCGAGGCGTTTTGGCAAAAGCACCCAAACGCCGCCATTCTGGTGGAGAAGTTTCTTCAAGGACCGTTGGTTACGCTCGAAACTTTAGGAGACGGTAACCAACTTATCGCCGTGGGCGGTTTTGATGTGTCGCTCTCTGAGCCGCCTTACTTTATCGAAACCGCCGCAGACTGGAACGGACCAAACGGCATTGCTCACCGAGAAGCTTGCTTGGCTCAACTGAAAGCGTTCGGCGTTGGTTTTGGAGTTTGCCACAGCGAATTTATCATCACGGAAAACGGCCCAGTTCTGGTGGAAATCAACTACCGCAGTATTGGAGATGGCCGCGAATTCTTGCTCAACAATCTCGCTCACTTTGGTTGGTTTAGCACAATTTTGGGTCTGCATTTGGGTCGAAGATTGGACGGCGATTACCAAATTCATGGGTCAGCGCACGTGCACTACGTAGTTGCGGAACACAGCGGTGTGATCGACGGAGGTTCGACGTCGTTCATCCAACACGATGACGATATCATCACTCAGCAACAGGTACTAAAAACCGCTGGAGAACACTTCCAACAGAGTTATTCCAATAAGGATTATCTCGCCCGAATTTCGATTGTCTCACCATCAGGGCGAAACCTCGACCAATCGCTGCAGAACGCGCTTAGCAATTTCGATCTAGCTCCGACTCGTGAGGTGGCAGCATGAATGACAACGCTTTGTATCTAACGCAACGATTGATCGACACTTGCTTACGCGAAGACATGTTTGGCATTTTGTCGAAGGCCAAGTTCAGTAGAGACGCGCCAAAAGGGGTAATTGTTCCTCAAGACGAGCAAGTCTGGCTGATATTTGCCAACTCTGATTTCACGTTGTATTTACCTGTTGCGCCAGCGTATTACATGCAGCACTGGCGCTACGGTCACGCCAATGACGAAACACCACCAGGTTGGTGGGTGGAGAAAAATGGCCAAATCGAGCATCAACAGCATTACAAAGAGTGGATTGCGCTACTAACGACACTGGCGCATGAGAGCTCTCACGAGTTGCTGGCGGGATACCTTCAAGAACTGGAATGTGCAGAGAAACACAAAGCGCTGTGTGACCAAGCGTTTCATCATCACGCAGACCACATTTCTCAACCAATATCCAAGCTTGGTTCTTGGCATCAAAAACTGCTGCTAGCCGACCAGATCGCTTCTTACCTTGACCACCCGTACTATCCAACTGCGCGGGCGAAGTTTGGCCTGAGCGATGAAGACCTTGCTAAGTACGCGCCCGAGTTCGCACAAAGCTTTGCTCTGCATTGGATTGCGATTGAAAAATCACTGTTGACATTAACTAGCGAACAACCTGATTGCTGGCCAACCATGGAGCAAGTTGGGCTTCCTGCTGATTTTGCACTGAGCCACGTACTGTTCCCTGCGCATCCGCTCACCCTGCGATCTTTAGAAGCCTTACCCGAAGGTATGATAGAAGCGCCTTTAACGTATCTAGACGTGACGCCGACGCTTTCCGTTCGTACGGTGGTCGTGAACGACGCACCGCACATTCACATCAAGGTTCCGCTGATCATGCGATCGCTAGGCACGAAAAATATTCGCTTAATCAAGCCTTCAACACTGTATGACGGCCACTGGTTTGAACGCCTACTCAGCCACCTTGAACAAACGGACGCCGATTTAAACAGTCGCTTGTTCCATTGCAACGAAAAACACGGTGGACACGTCGGCGAGGATAAAACCTTCGCGTACATCGTACGTGAGTATCCACTTACTCATTGCGAAGACAAAGCGTTAGTTCCGGTTGCAGCACTAGCAAGCCCAATGCCTGACGACCGCTTGTTCTTAGAACATTTGGCAGAACATTACTATCAACAAGATACGCTGGCGTGGTTCCAAGATTACGTCGATCTATTATGCCAAGTGCACCTCACCTTGTGGCTTCGTTATGGCATCGCATTGGAGTCCAACCAGCAAAACGCCATCATTGCATTTGATCAACAGGGCAAAATGACGCTCGCGATGAAAGACAACGACGCGGCGCGAATTTGGCCAGAGCGCTTCCACTTTGCAACAGAGCATGCTGCCCAAAAACACGGCGCAAAACTACTTCCAGTGGATTGCGATGAACTGCTCGATCAACGCATCAAAGTCGACAATGAATTGGCGCTCGGTCAGATGTTTACCACCATCACATTACAACTGGATATCGCAGCGATTGTAGAAGCCATGGCAGCGAAGGGCATTGCCTCTTCAGCATCGCTTTACGCCATCGTGGCCAAAAGCATTGCAGAGCAACTCAACCGACTAGAAAGCGGAGGGTTAGAGACAAAACTGGCACGCGAGTTACTGCAAGAAGCACCTGATTTGTACGCCAAATACTTGTTGAGCTCTGGCAGTTTGCTCTCGAAAGAAGCCTCCGGCGCGAGTGACATCAATAAGTTCTATGGTTTGTCGGCTCCGAACTTCTTGCTGCTTTCTAGCAAAGAAGCGCAACGCGCCTACTTAGAAGCCATCAAAAAAAGCGTACGTTAAACGATTATGACCAAACTCATCTACAGCGTGTTGTTGTGCCACTTTATCGCTGCGTTTGCCGCGTTAGGTATGCCGCTATTTCTACCCGTCGTGTTGCCAACGTTAGGCGCAAGCATTGATGCAGACTGGGCAGGGGTATTGTTTATCCTACCCACGTTTTGTACTGCGTTGGCGGCGCGATTTTGGGGCAACTTTGCTGATCGCTACGGTCGCCGCCGCTCACTCTTGCGCGCGCAACTTGGCCTTGCAGCAGGGTTTGCGCTGTGCGGCTTTGCAGACAACCTCGCCATGTTTGTGTTTGGTCTTATTGTTCAAGGAACCTTTGGCGGCACCATGGCCGCCTCGAACAGCTACTTATCTAGTCAAATTAAAGAAGCCAAAACACTCGGCAAGTCACTCAATAAAACCCAGCTATCTGCTCGCTTGGCGCTGATCGTTGCGCCTATTGGGCTCGGCTGGAGCTTGTCAGAGACCAACCCGCTCAACGCGTACCTTTGGTTATGCGTTTTGCCTTTGATTGCGATGGGCATCACGCTAACACTGCCAGTGGATAAACCCGCCGACCAAAACCTCGAAAAGCCAAACTCAGAACCTCAGCAAGAAAAACCGGTTGCACAGAAAAACGCAATGCATGCCATTCGTTGGATCTTCTTTGCTCAGTTCGGGTTTGCGTTTTCTATGGTGGTGACCTTTCCTTATTTCTCGCCGTTTGTGCAGCAATATGGCATCACTAACCACGCATGGATCGGTTTTTTGTACGCACTGCCGCATGGTGTCTATCTGTTGCTGGCAGGCAAAATCCACGTGTTGTCAGATGGGCTGAATCGGCATCAACCGCTGCGCACGTTGTGGCTTGGGTTTGCATTGCTTGCCGTGAGCTCTGCCTTGCATTTGATTGCATCCGAAACCGCACTCATTGCTGCGAGAATTATCTTCGGCATCGCGATGGTGTGTTGTTATCACGGATTGCATCAGCATCTTGCGAGCAATCTGGATCGCAAACTCAGTGGCAAAGTATTTTCTCGCTTTGATGCCATGTCCAAATGGGGGGGCGTGGCAGCGGGATTTTGCGCTTCTTTCATTTCTAGCTTGGGGCTACTTGAGGTTCCTTTCCTACTTTCTGCGATAGTCAGCGTAATCACCTTGATCGCGCTGGTTCTCCATTCAAAATTTGGAAATCAACATGTTACAAACTCAATCCTCTCAGACTAGCGAGTTGCGCGCGCATGATGTGCAGCTCAATCGTGAGAAGGCCCAACTCAACACGATAATG encodes the following:
- a CDS encoding FecCD family ABC transporter permease; the protein is MMNQTKLFALVGLLLTASSLTLFVGAANMSAQQVFALLFSFSDSDFVIHQYRLPRMLLAIGVGAGLGLSGVLVQGVIRNPLASPDLMGISAGAGLAATACLVLYPNAPVAMLPMVAMAGGLLAAGFIAVLAYWSKPTPARLALIGVAVSAFLASGIDFLLIVHPIEINTAMVWLTGSLWGRNWQQVPFIWSALLLLLPLAFWLAWRLDVMGLGEESATTLGTKPRQIQILALIAAVLLASISVSVAGTISFVGLLAPHLARLLFGHNHKLLIPASATLGALLVICADGLARGLQPPIELPAGVLTSVIGAPYFIFLLYRYRGW
- a CDS encoding FecCD family ABC transporter permease, whose protein sequence is MALCTLSGYTASMIGWSNFSLSVNDLTSYWFAFDEGNMLHQILATLRAPRTYAGLLIGASLAVSGVLMQGLTRNPLASPSILGINAGAACFMALASIGAPFFSQLNPIINAVFGALLSGGAVMLLGGFFSARSHPLRLVLAGIAISALLIGLTRASVILADDMAYSVLHWLTGSLSAVDSEQWQQLWPFATLGLVLAMGLARNLNLLALGDEVAVGLGGNIRLTRFISGLSVVLLAGTSVAIAGPIGFVGLLVPHLVRPIVGHNYHILIPVSALCGATLVTWSDALSRAIAFPAETPVGVITALLGTPCFIAIAMRKSS
- a CDS encoding Fe(3+) dicitrate ABC transporter substrate-binding protein FecB; this encodes MLLSSALMSFSAFSQARSVQDEQGTFELEAIPQRIVVLEFSFVDALAAVDVSPVGVADDNDATRVIPAVRAKVGPWQSVGMRSQPSLEAIAVLKPDLIIADAERHRAIYQDLQRIAPTLLLKSRGETYQENLESAHKIGVAIGKQAKMTQRIEQHKQTMAEFKQHFATQETIQFGVVSDKGMWLHSPVSYAGGVLSTLGIQSPLAPSEQKAYIPTSFELLLKTNPDWLLVGLYSQPNIVDEWRKNPLFKLLTAAKKQQLVEVSPELWSLNRGMLAAEEIARNLEALLGRS
- the pvuA gene encoding TonB-dependent siderophore vibrioferrin receptor PvuA; the protein is MSYQNLDGKVRVRAGLSTTYSVLAIAIASATSMSAVAAPAKTEQTTAMETVVVTGSVIGKSEIEDVKEYPGARTVITREQIEKTAAGSIDNALQRVPGIKVQDESGTGVLPNISVRGLKASRSGHAQFLMDGVPLTLAPYGHTGQSIFPATLSMLDRIDIVRGGAAVQYGPNNVGGVINLVTKPIPHTWQTEISNRLTVFDGGDAPLNDFYLRTGGWLSDTFALQLEGNFLKGESFREHSDTDVKNFQAKAQWLLSDTQEIQAFLQRYDAETQMPGALSPQDYEQDRHQSKRPYDDYEGKSTRWSVKYIHDLPFADSAELEVLTFGHKSERLFKWGFNSAGGHWADPALPATDVRTSPREFTVYGIEPKMAMYFGEGKSVTQNWIVGTRYVNEDIDYKLTQTPIAGGATSVPRDWHLDTDAFAGYVSNEIGLFNDTLKVTPGLRVESVRMTFTDRVKKQTADNTVTEWLPGLTVAYNLTDQWVTYANAQKSLRAPQIAYIRGLGEEGSELAWNYEVGARYTQDATSFNAALYRIDFEDQLQWQSSTQTFDNIGKTLHQGIELSARYVPEALPALSLGASYNYLDATLEEEGANKGNQLPYTSKHQLGWDATYAFYGMDTTLSGFYFSDSYTDNANTSAEDATGATGKVPSYMVWNFNLGTDLYKDDKGKLRMNVAVNNLFDEEYYFRGIDTSPVGRYPAPGRSYTLDLNYQF
- a CDS encoding TonB-dependent receptor codes for the protein MNKLLTLTPLAVAIGSSLVAPSAVASEETNSTPSATETIQVFGHQYEGYAEHMPQSGTKTDVEWLDVPQAVSVVTKTEMQDRGAVRLVDALDGVAGVNNTLGEGSRDQFMIRGFDSLNDMYRDGLRDDGTLQSYRSLANVERVEIVKGPAGALYGRGSAGGIINLVTKRANGENFTHVNGSVGSNNQYVGQVDSSMAFTDKVNGRINLEYRQADSYVDHVDSNDFFIAPTIRVLPAEGHTIDIDVEYAHQELVPYRGVPSKNGKPVDLPVSTYFGGTNDYQESDSLRIAVDYEWRLNDQWVWNNRAAFNHIELEQKGTRQGKVTGNEVSQTVNNFGYDPRTTTTLQSELVWETRDNQLMVGADFNQIDIDLTLASDKTLPPQNIYDPVVGPTPDPGFKPFRDNTTTTTGLYVQDVYTWGDLSLIGNVRYDSMELEQQKAGSDKEKLDDDKVSYRAGLVYRINSDTSVYASLARSWQLPYAGIYINPKLAEFFHTDLKEVGAKAYLLDNALMLNAALFQIDQEQPQTNVDGDVIDKIEVRHQGIELEARGQITKQWDISVGYSYLDAEDKATGKKPNDVSDHLFSLWSTYQLDDNWRLGGGVKYVGDRYAGNDEAVALGDYTTVDLMAAYTTGRHKIQANAYNILDEKYILGATNGTSGLNQIGYGAPAEFMLSYGYQF
- a CDS encoding ATP-grasp domain-containing protein, whose protein sequence is MKSTMIIVSHVVNDAVTHGFVPAAKAMDLHVVLITDHKLSHLELASRDSHFNPDTILECDVFNPLELIETITEHELKPDAIFSNSDHLQTSTAICAQFFGLPSKDWSVTLKAKNKHLTRQVLNEKSLPNTQSCLLHRHSNVALGMAFPVVAKPKEGVASLDVQRCDSQSELDAYCEAFWQKHPNAAILVEKFLQGPLVTLETLGDGNQLIAVGGFDVSLSEPPYFIETAADWNGPNGIAHREACLAQLKAFGVGFGVCHSEFIITENGPVLVEINYRSIGDGREFLLNNLAHFGWFSTILGLHLGRRLDGDYQIHGSAHVHYVVAEHSGVIDGGSTSFIQHDDDIITQQQVLKTAGEHFQQSYSNKDYLARISIVSPSGRNLDQSLQNALSNFDLAPTREVAA
- a CDS encoding siderophore biosynthesis protein PsvB; amino-acid sequence: MNDNALYLTQRLIDTCLREDMFGILSKAKFSRDAPKGVIVPQDEQVWLIFANSDFTLYLPVAPAYYMQHWRYGHANDETPPGWWVEKNGQIEHQQHYKEWIALLTTLAHESSHELLAGYLQELECAEKHKALCDQAFHHHADHISQPISKLGSWHQKLLLADQIASYLDHPYYPTARAKFGLSDEDLAKYAPEFAQSFALHWIAIEKSLLTLTSEQPDCWPTMEQVGLPADFALSHVLFPAHPLTLRSLEALPEGMIEAPLTYLDVTPTLSVRTVVVNDAPHIHIKVPLIMRSLGTKNIRLIKPSTLYDGHWFERLLSHLEQTDADLNSRLFHCNEKHGGHVGEDKTFAYIVREYPLTHCEDKALVPVAALASPMPDDRLFLEHLAEHYYQQDTLAWFQDYVDLLCQVHLTLWLRYGIALESNQQNAIIAFDQQGKMTLAMKDNDAARIWPERFHFATEHAAQKHGAKLLPVDCDELLDQRIKVDNELALGQMFTTITLQLDIAAIVEAMAAKGIASSASLYAIVAKSIAEQLNRLESGGLETKLARELLQEAPDLYAKYLLSSGSLLSKEASGASDINKFYGLSAPNFLLLSSKEAQRAYLEAIKKSVR
- a CDS encoding MFS transporter, which produces MTKLIYSVLLCHFIAAFAALGMPLFLPVVLPTLGASIDADWAGVLFILPTFCTALAARFWGNFADRYGRRRSLLRAQLGLAAGFALCGFADNLAMFVFGLIVQGTFGGTMAASNSYLSSQIKEAKTLGKSLNKTQLSARLALIVAPIGLGWSLSETNPLNAYLWLCVLPLIAMGITLTLPVDKPADQNLEKPNSEPQQEKPVAQKNAMHAIRWIFFAQFGFAFSMVVTFPYFSPFVQQYGITNHAWIGFLYALPHGVYLLLAGKIHVLSDGLNRHQPLRTLWLGFALLAVSSALHLIASETALIAARIIFGIAMVCCYHGLHQHLASNLDRKLSGKVFSRFDAMSKWGGVAAGFCASFISSLGLLEVPFLLSAIVSVITLIALVLHSKFGNQHVTNSILSD